One genomic window of Biomphalaria glabrata chromosome 9, xgBioGlab47.1, whole genome shotgun sequence includes the following:
- the LOC106063510 gene encoding cap-specific mRNA (nucleoside-2'-O-)-methyltransferase 2-like translates to MAKRNWRDSDSSKCSQTLDHLSHSYDLKDVESLFDKSFGFDSLAFHDDLIETWVGEDPVLTEKTVQDSELLTLKDTLNEIKDKLSSKDIEEWHNHTTRCNLAAAIIPYVKDAGVELCTQAWVKFYELLNSFSLVPQNKFLSVHLCEAPGAFVTCLNYHLQNTKFRHMWDWRATTLNPYYEGNSLDATIPDDRLIRHTYSQWYFGRDGSGDITCRGYLEDLHSYMSKVKQDQEMDIFLVTADGSRDCQINPAEQEALVSRLHYCELIAACLLLAKGGNFVLKVFTLFEPASVALMFLLNLLFKEVHAKKPATSKSGNSEVYLVCLNFRNNVKIETLWKLLEVIVYNEKPGTLQFKHDIPSAFLQQHLKCCQLFSEWQADTIEFNISLYENFSQKAERELESKQKLALDLFLKKTRFQARHRTKRLSEYKRDKSSFYIPQNNQLQPLSKWPQKHLKGTFYLRQNLSSMSWEERIEHLEHHDLMCPDKILRNQEVFKDEEFDEWSDVEKGRPFSFILNSRLCDTALMSDMTMLVTNSDLSNMKKLGYQEHVNEVGQLLSEIISPFGNSDRSSSFQSKKGEVCPTVVFWDVDQGTESTFPIYQSFMNKVDSGHFNVQHVIDDKDLAATLRSARYIIVNVTRAPGKVDAKNPFQSDYEELMIRKNVIFAVTQVLKHLKHGSQLILLTALSLTRMTAGLVYSLARSFESTSVKCHPNLWLHQMFVFTKFQHLCPALGQHLRDLSDQLCSETSTTSECLLEVVSFAFILNDRKYVQFLTSYNNYMVAGFINLMLDYYKKMNQKVQ, encoded by the exons ATGGCCAAGAGAAACTGGAGAGATAGCGATTCATCAAAATGTTCCCAGACACTAGACCATCTATCTCATTCTTATGACTTGAAAGATGTAGAAAGTCTTTTTGACAAGTCATTTGGCTTTGATTCATTGGCATTTCATGATGATTTAATAGAAACATGGGTTGGAG AAGATCCAGTGCTAACAGAAAAGACAGTTCAGGATTCTGAACTCTTGACCCTCAAAGAcactttaaatgaaataaaagataaaTTAAGTAGTAAAGATATAGAAGAATGGCATAACCATACAACCAGGTGTAACCTTGCGGCTGCCATTATTCCATATGTCAA AGATGCTGGTGTTGAGCTGTGTACTCAAGCTTGGGTTAAGTTCTATGAGTTACTAAATAGTTTCAGTCTTGTGCCACAAAATAAATTCCTCTCTGTACACCTGTGTGAAGCACCTGGTGCCTTCGTAACATGTCTGAATTATCACCTGCAAAATACCa AATTTCGCCATATGTGGGACTGGAGAGCTACAACATTAAACCCTTATTATGAAGGGAATTCATTGGATGCAACCATCCCGGATGATCGCCTCATTCGTCATACTTATTCACAATGGTATTTTGGTAGAGATGGTTCAGGGGACATAACCTGTCGAGGCTACTTAGAAGATTTGCATAGCTACATGAGCAAAGTAAAACAAGATCAagaaatggacatttttttg GTCACAGCAGATGGAAGCAGAGATTGTCAGATTAACCCAGCAGAGCAGGAAGCCTTAGTATCCAGACTGCATTACTGTGAGCTGATTGCTGCTTGCCTTCTGTTGGCTAAAGGTGGAAACTTTGTGCTCAAAGTGTTTACTCTGTTTGAACCAGCCTCTGTTGCATTAATGTTCTTATTGAATCTTCTATTTAAGGAG GTTCATGCTAAAAAGCCAGCGACTAGCAAGAGTGGCAACTCTGAAGTCTATCTAGTTTGTTTGAACTTCAGGAATAATGTCAAGATAGAAACATTGTGGAAGCTTCTGGAAGTTATTGTGT ATAATGAAAAGCCTGGGACCTTACAGTTCAAACATGATATCCCATCAGCGTTTCTTCAGCAGCATCTGAAGTGTTGTCAGTTATTCTCTGAGTGGCAGGCTGACACCATCGAGTTCAATATTTCACTGTATGAGAACTTCAGCCAGAAAGCTGAGAGGGAACTTGAGTCCAAACAAAAGCTTGCCTTGGATCTCTTCTTGAAGAAAACTCGTTTTCAGGCCAGGCATAGAACAAAAAGACTATCTGAATATAAAAGAGAT AAATCAAGCTTTTACATTCCACAAAACAATCAGTTACAGCCACTGTCAAagtggccacagaaacatttgAAAGGGACATTTTATTTGCGCCAGAACCTGAGTTCTATGTCCTGGGAGGAGAGAATCGAACACTTAGAACACCATGATCTAATGTGTCCAGATAAAATATTACGA AATCAAGAGGTTTTCAAAGATGAAGAATTCGACGAATGGAGTGATGTTGAGAAAGGGAGACCATTCTCATTCATCTTAAACTCCAGACTTTGTGATACAGCTCTTATGAGTGACATGACAATGCTGGTGACAAACTCAGAT TTAAGCAATATGAAAAAGCTGGGCTATCAAGAACATGTGAATGAGGTTGGACAATTGCTTTCTgaaattatttccccttttggAAACAGCGATAGGAGTTCATCTTTTCAGTCCAAAAAAGGTGAAGTGTGTCCAACTGTAGTTTTCTGGGATGTGGACCAAGGCACTGAGTCAACTTTCCCTATTTATCAGTCATTCATGAACAAAGTGGACAGTGGTCATTTCAATGTCCAGCATGTCATTGATGATAAAGATTTAGCTGCTACTTTAAGGTCAGCCAGATATATAATTGTCAATGTGACTCGAGCTCCTGGTAAAGTTGATGCTAAAAATCCATTTCAGTCAGACTATGAGGAGTTAATGATTCGGAAGAATGTCATATTTGCAGTGACTCAAGTGTTAAAG CACTTGAAGCACGGCAGTCAGCTGATCTTGTTGACAGCATTATCACTGACAAGAATGACAGCAGGTCTAGTGTATTCTTTGGCCAGATCTTTTGAATCA ACGTCAGTGAAGTGTCATCCAAATCTATGGCTACATCAAATGTTCGtttttacaaagtttcaacACCTATGTCCTGCTCTTGGGCAACACTTGAGAGATCTTTCTGATCAACTTTGTAGTGAGACCTCAACAACTTCAGAGTGTTTGCTGGAAGTAGTCAGTTTTGCCtttattttaaatg ATCGTAAATATGTCCAGTTTTTGACATCCTACAACAATTACATGGTTGCTGGTTTCATTAACTTGATGCTAGATTActacaaaaaaatgaatcaaaaaGTGCAATGA